Proteins encoded within one genomic window of Halodesulfurarchaeum formicicum:
- the cbiQ gene encoding cobalt ECF transporter T component CbiQ → MSELTSHVPDPRLLTTYAEQGTGPLHRINAWTKMAVLALAVVAVTIAEGLLTVTAIFVVVLAAYAAAGLPVRRLVAWYTLPFVFVTVIAGPLAFGIPGEPIVAVSHPFGELSITWEGATTYFTLLGRGLTVVTYSLAVWMTTRYADMVHVLGRSLPTPIDQVALFAYRFTFVILEVIEALLKATRARGGSLSENFWANRTLYGRIFGHTFIRALERSETLLKSMQARGYHGDLTVYSQVERPPARELVVVAVLTAAIGWYALTIRYGVIA, encoded by the coding sequence ATGAGTGAACTCACGAGCCACGTTCCTGACCCCCGCTTGCTCACCACCTACGCGGAGCAGGGCACCGGCCCCCTCCATCGGATCAACGCCTGGACGAAAATGGCCGTGCTGGCCCTCGCCGTGGTGGCAGTCACCATCGCCGAAGGGCTACTCACGGTCACGGCCATCTTCGTGGTGGTCCTGGCCGCCTATGCAGCGGCCGGGCTCCCCGTCAGACGGCTCGTCGCGTGGTATACACTGCCGTTCGTCTTCGTGACCGTAATCGCCGGCCCGCTGGCCTTTGGTATCCCGGGCGAACCCATCGTGGCCGTTTCCCATCCGTTCGGAGAACTCTCGATCACCTGGGAGGGGGCAACAACGTATTTCACCCTCCTGGGACGGGGGCTCACGGTCGTCACCTACTCGCTTGCGGTCTGGATGACGACCCGGTATGCGGATATGGTCCACGTCCTCGGCCGGTCGCTCCCTACGCCCATCGACCAGGTCGCGCTGTTCGCCTACCGGTTCACCTTCGTCATTCTCGAAGTGATCGAGGCCCTCCTGAAGGCGACCCGGGCCCGTGGCGGATCGCTCAGTGAGAACTTCTGGGCGAACCGGACCCTCTACGGCCGGATCTTCGGCCACACGTTCATCCGCGCGCTCGAACGCTCGGAGACGCTGCTCAAATCGATGCAGGCCCGGGGCTATCACGGCGATCTGACGGTGTACAGCCAGGTCGAGCGACCGCCGGCCCGCGAACTCGTGGTCGTGGCGGTGCTCACCGCTGCAATCGGGTGGTACGCGCTGACGATTCGATACGGAGTGATCGCATGA
- a CDS encoding energy-coupling factor ABC transporter permease, with translation MAHIHLPEGALPLWAVALWSVLAAAVLAYAVYGLRRDGLEARHVALGGMVAAASFAVFQVNIPVLGGVHLSLTALVGILVGPSLGAIVAFVVNVLSALLGHGAWGFLGANTLVGATEAAGGYYVFAALRGQNWDHFPAAALATIAGLGAGSLLMGAIPIVSGIRGVAITGGDLAVYMAALVAVNLGVAVIEGLLTGSVVRYIASIRPDLLGETAQVSQE, from the coding sequence ATGGCACACATCCACCTCCCGGAGGGAGCACTGCCCCTCTGGGCCGTCGCACTCTGGTCGGTCCTCGCAGCGGCGGTACTGGCGTATGCGGTGTACGGGCTGCGCAGGGACGGCCTGGAGGCGAGACACGTGGCGCTCGGCGGGATGGTGGCCGCCGCGAGTTTCGCCGTCTTCCAGGTCAACATCCCGGTTCTCGGCGGCGTCCACCTCTCGTTGACGGCCCTCGTCGGGATTCTGGTCGGGCCGTCACTGGGTGCGATCGTCGCGTTCGTCGTCAACGTCCTCTCGGCGCTTCTGGGACACGGGGCCTGGGGCTTTCTCGGGGCCAACACACTCGTCGGCGCGACCGAAGCCGCTGGCGGGTACTACGTCTTTGCGGCCCTGCGGGGCCAAAATTGGGATCACTTCCCGGCGGCCGCGCTGGCGACCATCGCCGGCCTCGGGGCCGGTTCGCTCCTCATGGGCGCGATCCCGATCGTGAGTGGCATCCGCGGCGTCGCAATCACCGGCGGCGACCTCGCGGTGTACATGGCCGCGCTGGTGGCGGTCAACCTCGGCGTCGCCGTGATCGAAGGCCTGCTCACGGGCTCTGTCGTCCGCTACATTGCATCCATCCGACCCGACCTGCTCGGGGAGACAGCACAGGTGAGCCAGGAATGA
- a CDS encoding ABC transporter ATP-binding protein, which yields MTLEIEDLAVAYDDTPVLDGVSLSVSSGSIHALLGPNGVGKSTLLRAATGLLEPDRGQVLVEGTSISDLSGPERAETIAYVPQSESPTFATSVFQAVLLGRTPHTSWRPSHEDRDRVGAVLSQLGLADYATRPTDTLSQGQRRKVAIARLLVQEPAMMVLDEPTASLDLRHRLDVLEILENQTRDRSVGTLLAMHDIELAARFADTVSILADGQVFDSGTPESVLTAATIESVYGVSATVDRHDGRLHVDAQGSRRVS from the coding sequence GTGACACTCGAAATCGAGGACCTCGCGGTGGCGTACGACGACACACCGGTACTGGATGGTGTCTCGCTTTCCGTGAGTTCGGGTTCGATCCACGCGTTGCTCGGACCGAACGGCGTCGGAAAGTCGACGCTGTTGCGAGCCGCGACGGGGCTGCTCGAACCGGATCGTGGCCAGGTGCTGGTCGAGGGCACATCGATCAGCGATCTCTCGGGCCCGGAACGCGCCGAAACGATCGCGTACGTCCCACAGTCGGAATCCCCGACCTTCGCCACCTCCGTCTTCCAGGCGGTTTTGCTTGGTCGGACGCCACACACCAGCTGGCGACCCAGCCATGAGGACCGGGACCGGGTCGGGGCGGTGCTGTCCCAACTCGGGCTGGCCGACTACGCGACTCGCCCCACGGACACGCTCAGCCAGGGCCAGCGCCGGAAGGTTGCCATCGCCCGGCTGCTGGTTCAAGAGCCGGCGATGATGGTCCTCGACGAGCCGACTGCCAGCCTGGATCTGCGCCACCGCCTCGACGTCCTGGAGATCCTCGAGAACCAGACCCGCGACCGGAGCGTTGGCACGCTCCTCGCCATGCACGACATCGAGCTGGCTGCCCGTTTCGCCGATACCGTGTCTATCCTGGCCGACGGCCAGGTCTTCGACAGTGGGACTCCCGAATCCGTCCTCACCGCCGCGACCATCGAATCGGTGTATGGCGTCTCGGCGACGGTCGACCGACACGACGGCCGGCTCCACGTCGACGCGCAGGGTTCGCGCCGAGTCTCATAA
- a CDS encoding FecCD family ABC transporter permease gives MSNATEAIEAYTTQQSRRKLVLLGGVVVLLAVSVHAMLSGSIDLSASAVIGSLSGSGSPFAQRVVWQIRLPRVLGGAIAGAGLAYVGTAMQSVLRNPLGAPYTLGISQAAAFGAALSIAVRGVESAAGSIFGPYLTTATAFALALGSTSVILLLIRFKNASPETLILTGVALGAVFNAGLTVIQYLASDTEVAAIVYWTFGDLGRLTWPTVAIMAVGVLTSAGYFSLRGWQYTVLDAGDETAASLGVDVPRLRTVGMLVGAFGTAVVISFVGIIGFIGLVAPHIARKVVGTDERILLPASGLVGAILLVGADTAARAAFDPLSLPVGVLTAFLGAPLFVYLVIAGREHW, from the coding sequence ATGAGCAATGCCACCGAAGCGATCGAGGCGTACACGACCCAGCAGTCCCGGCGGAAACTCGTGCTCCTGGGCGGGGTCGTCGTACTGCTGGCGGTCTCGGTTCACGCGATGCTCTCGGGGTCGATCGACCTCTCGGCCAGCGCCGTCATCGGGTCGCTTTCGGGGTCTGGCTCGCCTTTCGCCCAGCGGGTCGTGTGGCAAATCAGGTTGCCCCGGGTCCTGGGCGGAGCGATTGCGGGTGCCGGACTCGCCTACGTCGGAACGGCCATGCAGTCAGTGCTTCGCAATCCGCTCGGGGCCCCGTACACCCTGGGCATTTCGCAAGCGGCGGCGTTCGGGGCGGCCCTCTCGATCGCCGTTCGTGGGGTCGAATCGGCAGCCGGGTCGATCTTCGGGCCGTACCTGACGACCGCGACGGCCTTCGCGCTGGCCCTGGGCTCCACGAGTGTGATCCTCCTCCTGATCCGGTTCAAAAACGCCTCCCCGGAAACGCTCATCCTGACGGGGGTCGCCCTCGGCGCGGTGTTCAACGCGGGGCTCACGGTGATCCAGTATCTCGCCTCGGACACGGAAGTGGCGGCGATCGTGTACTGGACGTTCGGCGATCTGGGCCGACTCACCTGGCCGACGGTGGCCATTATGGCCGTCGGCGTGCTCACAAGTGCAGGCTACTTCTCGCTCCGTGGCTGGCAGTACACGGTTCTCGACGCGGGTGACGAAACCGCCGCCAGTCTGGGCGTCGACGTGCCTCGACTGCGAACGGTGGGGATGCTCGTCGGCGCCTTCGGGACCGCCGTGGTCATCTCCTTTGTCGGCATCATCGGCTTCATCGGCCTGGTCGCACCACACATCGCCCGAAAGGTGGTCGGAACGGACGAACGCATTCTGCTGCCGGCCAGTGGACTCGTCGGGGCGATCCTGCTGGTGGGCGCGGATACGGCTGCCAGGGCCGCCTTCGATCCATTATCACTGCCGGTTGGGGTCCTGACGGCGTTTCTGGGCGCGCCGCTTTTCGTCTACCTGGTCATCGCAGGGAGGGAACACTGGTGA
- a CDS encoding ABC transporter substrate-binding protein yields MNRRAFLGGLGTLGAVGLAGCTGSLPGPSALAIDASREILDGAGRSVPLPETVERVIAIGPGALRQIAYFEAIDRVVGVERGEQADFRTLPYNAANPELQDLPIIGPSGPDAAGDAESILAVEPDVVFLSAIGGTGAADRIQAQTGVPTVVLDLPIPLDSGGRERLYDTWRLVGEVLHEPTRAESIIETVSDHVAAIHEQAPERPSTTAYAGGVSYKGAQGLTTTRVPYPPFQFSGAKNVAESVSTDRGSVDIDPERLLQWDPDAIFLSAQNTGLIRDDLSRHPALRSLSALTSGHTFAVPPVSHYHENVGTMLVNAYYVGATLFPDRFGAVDLQSIAASVYGSLLGENPFPEIRQQLSAYERIDLTQRGTDTQS; encoded by the coding sequence ATGAATCGACGTGCATTTCTCGGCGGACTGGGAACGCTGGGGGCGGTCGGCCTCGCCGGCTGTACGGGGTCGCTCCCAGGGCCCTCGGCGCTGGCGATCGATGCCAGCCGAGAGATACTCGACGGCGCCGGGCGGTCGGTTCCGCTTCCCGAAACAGTCGAGCGCGTGATCGCCATTGGCCCAGGTGCGCTCAGGCAGATAGCCTATTTCGAAGCGATCGACCGGGTCGTCGGCGTCGAGCGCGGGGAACAGGCAGACTTTCGAACCCTTCCGTATAACGCCGCCAACCCCGAACTGCAAGATCTGCCGATCATCGGCCCTTCCGGGCCGGACGCTGCCGGCGATGCCGAATCGATTCTGGCAGTCGAGCCGGATGTCGTCTTTCTCTCCGCGATCGGGGGGACCGGGGCTGCCGACCGGATTCAGGCACAGACCGGCGTCCCGACGGTGGTCCTGGACCTCCCGATCCCGCTGGATTCCGGCGGTCGAGAGAGACTCTATGACACCTGGCGGCTCGTCGGCGAGGTGTTACACGAGCCAACTCGGGCCGAATCGATCATCGAGACGGTATCCGACCACGTCGCGGCGATCCACGAGCAGGCTCCAGAACGCCCGTCCACGACCGCCTATGCTGGCGGAGTGAGTTACAAGGGGGCACAGGGGCTGACGACCACCCGGGTTCCCTATCCACCCTTTCAGTTCAGCGGGGCGAAAAACGTCGCCGAGTCCGTGAGCACCGACCGCGGGTCGGTCGACATCGATCCGGAACGGCTCCTCCAATGGGACCCAGACGCGATCTTCCTGAGTGCGCAGAACACCGGATTGATTCGGGACGATCTCTCCCGGCACCCCGCGCTTCGATCGCTGTCGGCACTCACAAGTGGCCACACCTTCGCCGTCCCGCCGGTCTCTCACTACCACGAGAACGTCGGGACGATGCTCGTAAACGCCTACTACGTCGGTGCAACGCTCTTTCCCGACAGGTTCGGTGCGGTCGATCTCCAGTCGATCGCCGCGTCGGTGTACGGATCGCTCCTGGGTGAGAACCCGTTTCCGGAGATCCGACAGCAGCTGTCGGCCTACGAGCGAATCGACCTGACCCAACGCGGAACAGACACCCAATCATGA